In a genomic window of Shouchella clausii:
- a CDS encoding PadR family transcriptional regulator translates to MDKEQLKGNLDLIILAHVFKTDDYGGAIVKKIYDESNQQYKMSEGTLYSLLKRLEKKGLLSSYWGDETNGGRRRYYSITEAGKVTFKQKLESWRSINKMIENSIRSD, encoded by the coding sequence TTGGATAAAGAACAGCTTAAAGGCAACTTAGATTTAATTATACTTGCACACGTTTTCAAAACAGATGACTATGGGGGTGCCATTGTTAAAAAAATATATGACGAAAGTAACCAACAATACAAAATGAGTGAAGGAACCTTGTATTCACTTTTAAAAAGACTTGAAAAAAAAGGACTCCTTTCCTCTTATTGGGGAGATGAAACGAATGGCGGCAGGCGCAGGTATTATTCTATAACCGAGGCAGGAAAAGTGACATTCAAACAAAAATTGGAAAGTTGGAGATCAATCAATAAAATGATTGAAAATTCAATAAGGAGTGATTGA
- a CDS encoding halocin C8-like domain-containing protein, producing the protein MNFPEYVPASACETAINVLCGIGGRAACNAACRAIPIIGLLLVFTIYGSLCATITADGCNAAKRRFC; encoded by the coding sequence ATGAATTTTCCAGAATATGTCCCCGCTTCAGCGTGCGAAACCGCAATTAATGTCCTATGTGGAATTGGTGGCAGAGCAGCGTGTAATGCCGCATGTCGTGCCATCCCAATTATAGGTCTCTTACTTGTTTTTACTATATATGGAAGTTTATGTGCTACAATTACTGCAGATGGGTGTAACGCAGCTAAAAGACGATTCTGCTAA